One segment of Acidimicrobiales bacterium DNA contains the following:
- a CDS encoding acetoacetate decarboxylase family protein, with translation MANLQGFTFPRSATGLSSLVPSPPWHYSGDMLTIEYRTDPAAVAELLPEPLTPVDDDPGAVAIIWADWQSCSDDFNEVVDPDRLQYKECFVVVRCTYEGQTYSRCVYIWVDKDYAMLRGHVQGYPKKLGDIWVTRPVTVGKAGPRLEPGGHFGATCSAYGRRLIEAEFTITGPSDHAGFVNALPMIHHRYFPAIEADGTDSLHELVTMQGYDAEVSPAFTGDVDLRVFESPVEELNRLAPKEMIAGYWRSVSASWNGGTTLADLRPERE, from the coding sequence ATGGCAAACCTCCAAGGCTTTACGTTCCCCCGCTCGGCCACCGGCCTCTCCTCACTGGTCCCCTCGCCTCCGTGGCACTACTCGGGCGACATGCTCACCATCGAGTACCGCACCGACCCAGCGGCCGTGGCTGAACTACTTCCCGAGCCGTTGACACCGGTTGACGACGACCCGGGCGCGGTGGCCATCATCTGGGCCGACTGGCAGTCCTGCTCCGACGACTTCAATGAAGTCGTTGATCCCGACCGACTCCAGTACAAGGAGTGCTTCGTCGTCGTCCGCTGCACCTACGAGGGCCAGACGTACAGTCGCTGCGTCTATATCTGGGTCGACAAGGACTACGCAATGTTGCGTGGCCACGTGCAGGGCTACCCCAAGAAGTTGGGCGACATCTGGGTCACCCGACCAGTCACGGTAGGCAAGGCCGGACCTCGACTTGAACCTGGCGGCCACTTCGGCGCCACCTGCTCGGCCTACGGGCGCCGACTTATCGAAGCCGAATTCACAATCACTGGCCCCAGCGACCACGCCGGCTTCGTGAACGCTTTGCCAATGATCCACCACCGATATTTCCCGGCCATCGAGGCTGACGGCACCGATTCGCTGCACGAACTGGTCACCATGCAGGGCTACGACGCTGAAGTCAGTCCGGCATTCACCGGCGACGTCGATCTCCGGGTATTCGAATCTCCAGTCGAGGAACTCAACCGCCTCGCTCCCAAGGAAATGATCGCCGGATACTGGCGCAGCGTGAGCGCTTCGTGGAACGGAGGCACCACTCTTGCCGATCTCCGCCCAGAAAGGGAATAG
- a CDS encoding fumarylacetoacetate hydrolase family protein, translated as MATDGSGSRETRRIMLDGSVVPVTVDGKELVTSDGRRISEADAMHLPPSEPSKILCVHLNHVSRVEEFQVSLPAAPTYFQKPTSSLNAHRGEVVRPERCRWLNYEGEIVIVMGRLCRNVSPDEAGDFIAGYSIGNDYGLHDFRDTDAGSMLRVKGSDTMCPVGPGLVEGWDFRGKGIRTLVNGEVAQDGNTDEMTWDMHYLVADLARTITLLPGDMIFSGTPANSRPVQPGDVVTVEVEGIGALTNTIVTGPVPIRDDCGAQPTESEEVLSTALGGDWEFRGIRSPER; from the coding sequence GTGGCCACGGACGGAAGCGGATCGCGAGAGACCCGGCGAATCATGCTGGACGGGTCGGTGGTCCCAGTGACAGTGGATGGCAAAGAGTTGGTGACCAGCGACGGTCGCCGAATCTCGGAGGCTGACGCCATGCACCTGCCTCCTAGCGAGCCATCCAAGATCCTCTGCGTTCACCTCAATCACGTCAGCCGGGTCGAGGAGTTCCAGGTTTCATTGCCGGCGGCGCCCACTTACTTCCAAAAGCCGACGTCCTCGTTGAACGCACATCGTGGCGAGGTGGTGCGACCCGAGCGATGCCGTTGGCTCAACTACGAGGGTGAGATCGTCATCGTCATGGGTCGACTGTGTCGCAACGTCAGCCCCGACGAGGCGGGCGACTTCATCGCTGGGTACAGCATCGGCAACGACTACGGCCTGCATGACTTCCGTGACACCGATGCTGGCTCGATGTTGCGGGTCAAGGGCTCGGACACCATGTGCCCGGTCGGTCCGGGCCTGGTCGAGGGCTGGGACTTCCGGGGCAAGGGCATCCGCACCCTGGTCAATGGCGAGGTGGCCCAGGACGGCAACACCGACGAGATGACGTGGGACATGCACTACTTGGTGGCCGACCTGGCCCGCACAATCACCCTGCTCCCAGGGGACATGATCTTCTCGGGCACGCCGGCCAACTCCCGGCCCGTGCAGCCCGGCGACGTGGTCACCGTGGAGGTTGAGGGCATCGGGGCGCTTACCAACACCATCGTGACCGGTCCAGTGCCCATCCGTGACGACTGTGGTGCCCAGCCCACCGAGTCCGAAGAGGTCCTATCGACCGCCCTCGGTGGCGACTGGGAGTTCCGTGGTATCCGCTCTCCAGAGCGCTGA